The Solanum lycopersicum chromosome 9, SLM_r2.1 genome window below encodes:
- the LOC138338430 gene encoding uncharacterized protein, translating to MTAIKHDWIWLSTAFQVAWAGLVFSNLSVAVMTAGGGSELPLPYLRRIKCMRVHRRNGSQVGHEDDIINLNNLNEPNGNDLHLISRIGSIRFQPAEGNVGNAKMWWRSYVQCQPAEALPMTWASFSSLFMEKYIPRTLRDGRRDEFLSLEQGRMSVTSYEAKFRALSRYATQLCFSPQEQIRRFVKGLRSDLQIPALQVATATKSFQEVVDFVIEVEGVKPDDFTMKDLKLRQRRWMELLKDYVITILYHLGKANVVADALSRKAGSMRTLAHLQVKYEQQRPGRTLHRMPIPEWKWERIAIDFVVGVPKTMEKLAKLYVSRIVRLHRVPLSIISDRGTLFTFKFWKTLHAELGTRLDLSTAFHPQTDGQSG from the exons atgaccgcaatcaaacatgattgGATCTGGCtatccacggctttccaggtggcatgggccggattggttttttctaatttgtcCGTGGCagtgatgactgccggcggcggttctgAGCTTCCATTgccgtatttgagaag AATCAAATGTATGAGAGTGCACAGAAGAAATGGTAGCCAAGTGGGACATGAAGACGACATCATCAACCTCAACAATTTAAATGAGCCTAATGGTAATGACCTTCATCTTATAAGCAGAATTGGGTCAATTCGCTTTCAACCGGCTGAAGGGAATGTG ggaaatgccaaaatgtggtggcgatcgtatgttcaGTGTCAACCAGCAGAGGCactacctatgacttgggcatcattctctagcttgtttatggagaagtatataccccggaccttgagggatggGAGGAGGGATGaattcctgagcctagagcaaggcaggatgtcagTTACTTCTTATGAGGccaagtttcgtgcattatccaggtatgccacccagctttgcttcagtccacaagagcagattcgccgttttgtgaagggattgaggtcagatttgcagattccagccttacaggttgCTACTGcaacaaaatcctttcaggaggtggtagattttgttatagaagtggagggagtgaagccagacgacttcaccatg aaagatttgaaattgagacagaggaggtggatggaactacttaAGGACTATgttatcactatcttgtatcatctaggaaaagctaatgttgtggcggatgctttaagtagaaaggcaggaagcatgagaactctagctcacttgcag gtaaagtatgaacaacaGAGGCCTGGACGGACCCTTCatagaatgcccattcctgaatggaagtgggagagaattgcaatagacttcgtggttggtgttccaaagacaatgg agaagttagccaaactttatgtCTCAAGAATTGTTCGATTGCAccgagttccactttccattatatcagatagaggtacgctgtttacttttaagttttggaaaacattgcatgctgaattaggtactaggttggatcttagtactgcatttcaccctcagaccgatggtcagtctgggTGA